GAGTACTTTCTTTAGCGGATTAGTTGCATTTATTGTTGGTGCAGCAACAGTTATTTATAATATTGATCAATGGAGTTTAACAAAACAGAGTATTGTTCATTTCTTAATCATGCTGGCAACTATTTATCCTATTCTTTTATTTAGTGGTTGGTTTTCAGTTTCGACATTTGTAGATGCCTTGAAGGTTTTTGGAGTTTTTGTTTTAACTGGTCTAGTTCTATGGTCGATTATGTTTACTCTTACTAAAATTTTTAAATGGTAAAAATTTAGGATTTTTAATATTTCCTAGTTTGTCTTAATAAGAATTAAATAAATCTAGTGAGAATAGATTTAGAAAAAAAGGGGTGGAAATGATTAATATCAGTCATGTACATATTGGAATATATATTTTAGGTGCTTTTGTGTTATTAGTGTTTATTATAATTATCCAATATGGTTCTGTTGCAAAGTTTTAAATAAAGAATAAAATCCCTTACGGTATCTATGATTTAAGCTGGGATTCCCAATACTACCTTGATTTCAGTACAGACCGAAAACCCGAAGAGAGTGCCTTCTTTTCGGGTTTTCTTATATAATCCTCGAATGGCTTCCATGCCTTTAATCGTGGTAGAGGCAGTGCGTAAACTTCGATAGAATTTATTGCGTCTCTTTACTGGACGATGGTCTTGTTCAATCAAATTATTCAGGTATTTAATGGTACGATGTTCTGTTCCTTGATAAAAGCCGTATTCTTTTAGTTTCTTAAAGGCACTTGTAATAGAGGGGGCTTTATCTGTGACTACAACCTTCGGTTCATCAAACTGCTTCACTAACCGCTTAAGAAAAGCATAGGCTGCTTGTGTGTCCCGTTTTTTACGTAACCAAATATCTAAGGTTAAACCATCTGCATCGATGGCTCGATACAAATAATGCCATTTTCCTTTAATTTTGATGTACGTTTCATCCATTTTCCATGAATAAAAGGATTTTTTATTTTTCTTTTTCCAAATTTGATAGAGTAGTTTGCCATATTCTTGCACCCAACGATAAATCGTCGTATGAGAAACGTTAATGCCACGATCATATAAGATTTCTTGAACTTCACGATAGCTAAGGTTATAACGAAGATAGTAGCCCACGGCTACAATAATCACATCCTGCTGAAATTGCTTTCCTTTAAAATGATTCATCGTCATTCCTCCTGCTACCTTTTTCTATTATTCTACCTTATTTGATAGTAGATTTAAAACTTTGCAACAGAACCATCTGATTTTTCTGGTCGCTGGGTTAAGTAGCGTGTAAATTGCGAGACAATCAATGATAAAAAAGGTTTATACACTTGTAGTTTGCTTTCAGGCAAGACAACATACACCCAATTTTCTTCAATATCTTGAGGACGAATGCTTTTCTCCTTATGGCTGGTTAAAGTTTTCAAAACAGGGTCTGTTGCAAAAATGACTAAGGTGTTTCGCAGTTCATTCATTAAACTAGCTAATTGTTCTGATTTAATGCCAGCTACTGCGTTGATTAAGATTTTCGTTTCTGATTTTTCACTAGAAGCAAGCTGATTGATTATTTTGTCCGCGGGGTTTGCTGTTAGAAACTCCGCAATTTCACTAAAGGACTTCTCTTCTTTAAACTCCCAGCAAGCAGAAGCTAGAATATTTTGGGCACTTTCTTTGAAATAAGGCTCTTTCATCTCGGGGGAAATCGGTATGACTGTTTTAGCTAAGTCGATTACGTCGGTATATGTTTCTAGATTAGCTAAAGGGTCATAAGCCAAAGTAGGCTCAATAAAGGACAACACTTTTTTATTTGCATGCAAATGTCCTGTTTTTACTAATAATTCAGGTTTAATGTCTACTACAAAGGCATTTCCTTGATAAGTTAGCAATGTTGGAATTAAGTTACCAGCTGTTTTTCCTGTTCCTGCACCACCAAAAATTGCAACATTTCCCTCAGCGTCGGACTTTTTGGCGATTAGACGATTTTCTTTTTTTCCTAAAACTATGCCGTTTTTATTTAATAAGTGTCCTGATTTTAAGCTAGAAAGTCCGAAAAAATGAGCTTTTCCAAGTTCTCCGTCGCTTAAAATGGCTTTTTGTGGGAAGCACCAAATTGCCCAACCGATTGCTATGTAAATGGCTACTTCAATCCCTAATTGTTCATCAAACAGAAGGAAAGGAACGGCAAAGAAAAGTAACATCCATCCAAATAAGAACCAAGCTACAAAGGTGGCTCCATTACTTTTGGAAGCACGGAAGAGCGTGTCCCGAATAAACCAGTGTACGGGAAAAATGACCGCGCGAATAGAAAATGTTCTGGGTTCGTCTTCGTTATCCACTACTACTTTTTTACGCAGAAAAACAATTCCAATTAAAGCCAGAAAAAAACCGATTAAAGTTATCATATAAGTGCCCTCCTAACGTACAAAATCTTTTTCATTGATAATTTTTTCCTGACGTTTATCCAAAGCATACGTAAATAAAGCTTCAAGCACCTTTTTTTTATCCTCATCTTCTTCATAAGAAGCAGCATTCATCAATTGCATAAGGTCCGCCTGTTCCACTTGCTTTAACAGTTTGTCTAAATTTATTTCGTTATCCATAATAAAAAGAACCTCCTTTTTGTTATTTAAAGCGCTAGTTGACATAATGTAGCCTATCCCAAGTTGCAAACACACCAATAGTTTCAAGCCTCAAAATTGTGAAAATGAATTGGTCTACTTCATTTGAACTTAAATAAGGTTGTCATAGAGCGCTTTTAAGCTCATGTTCCTTTGTGATAGTTACGCTCCCATTGAATACGCCCTCTGTTATTTCATTCTGTCTTTATTTCCAAAATTGCCACCATTTTTTGGTGCTTAACTGCTTATTTTCTTTTTCTTGTTGCAATTGAGATTCCAATTCATTAATTCGTTGGTCTTTGCTTGCTTTTTCTTCTGTTGATTCAGTGGTTGTTGCATTTTCGGTTTCTGAATTTTCAAGAGCCAACTGCTGGCGCAATGATTGGATTAATTGCTTATCGTCAACATTTAATTGCTGTTGCTGGTCCAATAATTGTTGTTGGTAGTTTAAGGCTTCTTGTAAGCTTTTTATCTGTTCATTTTTACTATGAATTTCGCTTTTAAGGTCTGAATTATATTGTTCTAAGGTGGTAACCAAGTTACCGCCAACGTTACCACCAACTTTTTCATTTTGGTTACTACTAGGTTTGCGGTCAAAACCCTTGATAAAATGGCTTTTTAGGATATGGTAACCGGCAACCGTTACCACCAACTGGTTACTAGGGTTTGCAGTATTGGTTTGCACATAATTTTCTCTAAAATCATCAGTTAATTGTTTACGAATAGCTTGTTTGCTGACGCCAAATTCTTCTGCGAGCTCTTTAATTGTTTTTCCATTTTCCATAGGTTTTATTCCTCTTCTTGTGTCCAATCATGGAGAGTAACATGCGGTAAATTATCAGCTTCTTCAAAATAAATTCGTAAGGAGCTGATTTTATTTTTTTTGCGAGCTTTTACTTTTTCTACTTTAAAGCTTTTAAAAATTTGACGGCCGTATTCATTTTTGGCTAAGAATTCACTTTTAGCTTTATTTAAAATTCGATTATCGATATCAGTCATTCGATAGCTAGCTGGAATAGAAAGCAACGAACGGAAATCGTCCATTTTTATAAACCATGCACCGTTACGCTTTTTAATGTCTCTATGAGACATTAGTTGTCGATACAATTCTTTAACATAACTGCTAGATAGTTGTGTCATGTTTTCCAATTCAAAACGAGTAAAATTAGAACCAATTGAGTTTAAAATAAATTCAAAGCGTTCACTAGCCTGAATAGTTACTGTTTTTTCTTCTTTTCTTATAAGAAAACGTTGGAATAGCCATAATTGTTCAAACTCCTTTTCGTCTTCAAATTTATAAGTTAAAGTACCTAATTTTTCAGATAAAGTTTTTAGGGCAGTATAAAATTTATCTTTTTCTCGTCGGTCATAATGCGTTAATTCTTTAAATGTTTCAAAAGAAAATGTTACTTCCTGTGTCCCTTTTCTTTTCATTTTGGAACAGATAGACCAAAATAAATCC
This sequence is a window from Tetragenococcus koreensis. Protein-coding genes within it:
- a CDS encoding type IV secretory system conjugative DNA transfer family protein; its protein translation is MITLIGFFLALIGIVFLRKKVVVDNEDEPRTFSIRAVIFPVHWFIRDTLFRASKSNGATFVAWFLFGWMLLFFAVPFLLFDEQLGIEVAIYIAIGWAIWCFPQKAILSDGELGKAHFFGLSSLKSGHLLNKNGIVLGKKENRLIAKKSDAEGNVAIFGGAGTGKTAGNLIPTLLTYQGNAFVVDIKPELLVKTGHLHANKKVLSFIEPTLAYDPLANLETYTDVIDLAKTVIPISPEMKEPYFKESAQNILASACWEFKEEKSFSEIAEFLTANPADKIINQLASSEKSETKILINAVAGIKSEQLASLMNELRNTLVIFATDPVLKTLTSHKEKSIRPQDIEENWVYVVLPESKLQVYKPFLSLIVSQFTRYLTQRPEKSDGSVAKF
- a CDS encoding DUF3021 family protein, whose translation is MTLIMKSIFRGGIPFIIMQSIALLLYYQGQYKDAKSTFFSGLVAFIVGAATVIYNIDQWSLTKQSIVHFLIMLATIYPILLFSGWFSVSTFVDALKVFGVFVLTGLVLWSIMFTLTKIFKW
- a CDS encoding IS6-like element IS1216 family transposase — protein: MNHFKGKQFQQDVIIVAVGYYLRYNLSYREVQEILYDRGINVSHTTIYRWVQEYGKLLYQIWKKKNKKSFYSWKMDETYIKIKGKWHYLYRAIDADGLTLDIWLRKKRDTQAAYAFLKRLVKQFDEPKVVVTDKAPSITSAFKKLKEYGFYQGTEHRTIKYLNNLIEQDHRPVKRRNKFYRSLRTASTTIKGMEAIRGLYKKTRKEGTLFGFSVCTEIKVVLGIPA
- a CDS encoding replication initiation protein; amino-acid sequence: MSNDVVRYNSGFDTVPLRNFTPVEMDLFWSICSKMKRKGTQEVTFSFETFKELTHYDRREKDKFYTALKTLSEKLGTLTYKFEDEKEFEQLWLFQRFLIRKEEKTVTIQASERFEFILNSIGSNFTRFELENMTQLSSSYVKELYRQLMSHRDIKKRNGAWFIKMDDFRSLLSIPASYRMTDIDNRILNKAKSEFLAKNEYGRQIFKSFKVEKVKARKKNKISSLRIYFEEADNLPHVTLHDWTQEEE
- a CDS encoding DNA-binding protein; translation: MENGKTIKELAEEFGVSKQAIRKQLTDDFRENYVQTNTANPSNQLVVTVAGYHILKSHFIKGFDRKPSSNQNEKVGGNVGGNLVTTLEQYNSDLKSEIHSKNEQIKSLQEALNYQQQLLDQQQQLNVDDKQLIQSLRQQLALENSETENATTTESTEEKASKDQRINELESQLQQEKENKQLSTKKWWQFWK